GGCACTGGATGGTCTGTTTGCGGTTTATCCAGTCCTCCTTAGGGGTATCCCTGGTCAGGGCTGTTATGTAGGGGAAAAGGGCTGAGAGGGCGTAGATGCAGAGCCTATCGCTCTCCTCCTTAATTATCTCAGCCCCCTTGAAGGTTATCCGAT
This is a stretch of genomic DNA from Candidatus Bathyarchaeota archaeon. It encodes these proteins:
- a CDS encoding TIGR04076 family protein, which gives rise to RITFKGAEIIKEESDRLCIYALSALFPYITALTRDTPKEDWINRKQTIQCPDDARPVIFKITREPI